The Agrococcus carbonis genome has a window encoding:
- a CDS encoding AAA family ATPase, producing the protein MTGSQSSRLIIIRGNSGSGKSLLAQSIRAARPRGVALLGHDTLRREILHVRDRPQALSVAYIDMSARFALDNGLDVVVEGILHSEIYGDMLTQLQRDHRGATRAFVYELGLEETLRRHRTKTLAAEVSEEQVSSWYRESDRIPELGEIVFDADASASDALAQVLAEVGWGEAE; encoded by the coding sequence ATGACCGGCTCACAGAGCTCGCGACTGATAATCATTCGGGGAAACTCGGGAAGCGGAAAGTCGCTCCTTGCCCAATCGATCAGGGCGGCGCGGCCGCGGGGAGTAGCTTTGCTGGGGCACGATACGTTGCGCCGAGAGATCCTTCACGTTCGGGATCGTCCCCAAGCTCTCAGCGTGGCTTACATCGACATGTCGGCTCGCTTTGCTCTCGACAACGGCCTGGATGTCGTTGTTGAGGGGATCCTTCATTCGGAGATATACGGTGACATGCTCACCCAACTCCAACGGGATCATCGCGGTGCTACGCGTGCGTTCGTCTACGAACTCGGGTTGGAGGAAACTCTGCGGAGGCACCGCACGAAGACGCTCGCAGCTGAAGTGTCGGAAGAACAGGTCTCATCTTGGTATCGCGAGTCCGACAGGATTCCCGAACTGGGGGAGATCGTGTTTGACGCTGACGCCAGCGCGAGTGATGCGCTTGCTCAAGTGCTTGCTGAGGTCGGGTGGGGCGAAGCGGAATGA
- a CDS encoding alpha/beta fold hydrolase: MDRTVLRPDGVWIAVTDLGGDGPTVVLLHGLAGSSREPLPTAHALPGYRVLLVDQRGHGASTRLPDDLSRDAFVGDVVAVIEELVPGRRATLVGQSMGAHTAFLVAAARPDLVEGLVMLEGHVAGNGDPGEAAGLGSYFESWPVPFEDEAAARGFLGDDAIVNAWVADLLQTDDGLVPRFDASVMQRTIEAVHEPRWQEWEALQVPTLAVFAKHGMFSDADKDELVRRRPETERVDLADGSHDAHLDAFDEWTDVLHHWLSRDQTGPLRPSGR; this comes from the coding sequence ATGGACCGCACAGTGCTGCGCCCCGACGGCGTCTGGATCGCGGTCACCGACCTCGGTGGCGATGGCCCCACCGTCGTACTGTTGCACGGCCTCGCGGGGAGTTCACGCGAACCGTTGCCCACGGCGCATGCGCTACCGGGCTATCGTGTGCTGCTCGTAGACCAGCGGGGGCACGGCGCGAGCACGCGGCTTCCCGATGATCTGTCGCGCGATGCGTTCGTCGGAGACGTCGTCGCAGTGATTGAGGAACTCGTCCCTGGGCGGCGGGCGACGCTTGTCGGGCAGTCGATGGGAGCCCACACCGCGTTCCTTGTCGCGGCGGCGAGGCCAGACCTGGTCGAGGGGCTCGTGATGCTGGAAGGGCACGTGGCGGGCAACGGTGATCCGGGAGAGGCTGCCGGACTCGGCAGCTACTTCGAGTCCTGGCCGGTGCCGTTCGAAGACGAAGCTGCCGCGCGGGGGTTCCTCGGTGATGACGCGATCGTCAATGCTTGGGTGGCCGACCTTCTTCAGACCGATGATGGCCTGGTGCCGCGCTTCGATGCCTCGGTCATGCAGCGCACGATCGAGGCCGTCCATGAGCCGCGCTGGCAGGAGTGGGAGGCTCTGCAGGTTCCGACGCTCGCGGTCTTCGCAAAGCATGGGATGTTCAGCGATGCCGATAAGGACGAACTGGTCCGGCGCAGGCCCGAAACGGAGAGAGTAGATCTGGCCGACGGCAGCCATGACGCCCACCTTGACGCCTTCGACGAGTGGACCGATGTGCTCCATCACTGGCTGTCCCGCGATCAGACCGGGCCGTTGCGACCCAGCGGCCGCTGA
- a CDS encoding HigA family addiction module antitoxin: MKLEGWAAHRQRSRSAAGTEADRIETIHPGEILMEDFIEGFGITQNKLAVSIGVPPRRINEIVHGKRGISEDTVIRLARYFGTSEEFWMNLQSNYELRLERRALCDMVAAITPLRLT, translated from the coding sequence ATGAAGCTGGAGGGTTGGGCCGCACACCGTCAACGCTCACGCAGCGCGGCGGGGACTGAGGCAGATCGGATCGAGACGATCCACCCGGGAGAGATCCTGATGGAGGACTTCATCGAGGGTTTCGGGATCACGCAAAACAAGCTTGCGGTGTCGATCGGTGTGCCCCCGCGCCGGATCAATGAGATCGTGCACGGCAAGCGCGGGATCAGTGAGGACACGGTTATCCGGCTCGCGCGCTACTTCGGCACGTCCGAGGAGTTTTGGATGAACTTACAGTCGAACTATGAGCTGCGGCTCGAGCGTCGAGCGCTGTGCGACATGGTCGCGGCGATCACGCCACTGCGCTTGACGTGA
- a CDS encoding class I SAM-dependent methyltransferase, which translates to MIDEWRRVYRESTMVGWDFSTLDGQLSADEPWWDFEQDCFSAIASARRIADLGTGGGERLLDLLGSDDITGKSIIATEGWEPNVAVAHRALASRGIAVVRYDSEQDTRMPFADSSFDLVMSRHESIDPQEIARVLAPGGRLLTQQVDGHDAEEVHEWFGQPFEYPHVTSRRFVDDIETAGLNVDVVDDWHGTMEFESVTALVTYLALTPWDAPNFSVSEHEAQLLALDEDRPIKVTQRRFRVYATKP; encoded by the coding sequence ATGATTGACGAGTGGCGACGCGTGTACAGAGAGTCGACGATGGTGGGCTGGGACTTCTCGACCCTCGACGGGCAGCTTAGCGCCGACGAACCGTGGTGGGACTTCGAACAGGATTGCTTCTCCGCCATTGCTTCTGCACGGCGGATTGCGGACCTTGGGACCGGTGGCGGTGAGAGGCTGCTGGACCTGCTGGGCTCGGACGACATCACGGGCAAGAGCATCATCGCCACTGAGGGTTGGGAACCGAACGTCGCGGTAGCGCACCGCGCTCTTGCCTCGCGGGGCATCGCGGTTGTCAGGTACGACTCTGAGCAGGACACGCGGATGCCGTTTGCCGACAGCAGCTTCGATCTCGTGATGTCCCGCCATGAGTCGATTGATCCGCAGGAGATTGCACGGGTGCTGGCTCCTGGGGGTCGATTGTTGACGCAACAGGTCGACGGGCATGATGCGGAGGAGGTCCACGAATGGTTCGGTCAGCCGTTTGAGTATCCGCATGTGACTTCGCGTCGCTTCGTCGATGACATTGAGACGGCGGGCCTGAATGTTGACGTCGTGGACGATTGGCATGGAACGATGGAGTTCGAGAGCGTGACGGCGCTGGTCACGTATCTTGCCTTGACTCCTTGGGATGCGCCGAACTTCTCCGTATCTGAGCACGAGGCCCAGCTGTTGGCGCTGGACGAAGATCGCCCGATCAAGGTGACTCAGCGGCGTTTCCGCGTGTACGCGACGAAGCCGTAG
- a CDS encoding VOC family protein, translated as MKLHHVQISMPAGAEDEARRFYGDALGLREVQKPPSLVGRGGCWFRAYDGDVIVAEIHLGVDSPFRPANKAHPGLVCESLDELEAVAERIERGTYEVSWAERDTFEGYARFHARDGFGNRIEVMTPTE; from the coding sequence ATGAAGCTCCACCATGTTCAGATTTCCATGCCGGCTGGTGCGGAGGATGAGGCGCGACGCTTCTACGGCGACGCCCTTGGACTGCGGGAGGTGCAGAAACCGCCATCCCTGGTCGGTCGTGGTGGCTGCTGGTTCCGCGCCTACGACGGTGATGTCATCGTTGCCGAGATCCACCTCGGCGTCGACAGTCCATTCCGGCCTGCCAACAAGGCCCACCCTGGTCTGGTCTGCGAGTCCCTAGATGAGCTGGAGGCGGTGGCTGAGCGCATCGAGCGGGGGACCTACGAGGTGTCGTGGGCGGAGCGAGACACGTTCGAGGGGTACGCCCGCTTTCATGCACGTGACGGTTTTGGCAATCGCATTGAGGTGATGACGCCGACGGAGTGA
- the ychF gene encoding redox-regulated ATPase YchF, translating into MALTIGIVGLPNVGKSTLFNALTKNTVLAANYPFATIEPNIGVVELPDERLTRLAEIFGSQRILPATVSFVDIAGIVKGASEGEGLGNQFLANIREADAIAQVVRGFGDGDVVHVDGQVDPASDMETINTELILADLQTLEKAVPRLEKEVRGKKVDASVLEAATEAQQILNSGRTLSQAGFDTAPLKELGLLTAKPVLFVFNVDEDVLADDARKAELAELVAPAKAVFLDAKVESELIDLEPDEALELLQSLGQEESGLDQLARIGFETLGLQTYLTAGPKESRAWTIRKGWTAPQAAGVIHTDFERGFIKAEVVSFADLDAAGSMADAKAAGRVRIEGKDYVMADGDVVEFRFNV; encoded by the coding sequence GTGGCACTCACGATCGGCATCGTCGGACTCCCCAACGTGGGCAAGTCGACCCTCTTCAACGCACTCACCAAGAACACCGTGCTCGCGGCGAACTACCCGTTCGCGACGATCGAGCCGAACATCGGGGTGGTCGAGCTGCCGGACGAGCGCCTCACCCGCCTCGCCGAGATCTTCGGCTCGCAGCGCATCCTGCCCGCGACGGTCTCGTTCGTCGACATCGCCGGCATCGTCAAGGGCGCGAGCGAGGGGGAGGGGCTCGGGAACCAGTTCCTCGCCAACATCCGCGAGGCCGACGCGATCGCGCAGGTCGTGCGTGGCTTCGGCGACGGCGACGTCGTGCACGTCGACGGCCAGGTCGACCCCGCCTCCGACATGGAGACGATCAACACCGAGCTGATCCTCGCCGATCTCCAGACCCTCGAGAAGGCCGTCCCGCGCCTCGAGAAGGAGGTGCGCGGCAAGAAGGTCGACGCGTCGGTGCTCGAGGCGGCCACCGAGGCCCAGCAGATCCTCAACTCGGGCCGGACGCTCTCGCAGGCCGGCTTCGACACCGCGCCGCTGAAGGAGCTCGGCCTCCTCACGGCCAAGCCGGTGCTGTTCGTCTTCAACGTCGACGAGGACGTGCTGGCCGACGATGCCCGCAAGGCCGAGCTCGCCGAGCTCGTCGCGCCTGCGAAGGCCGTCTTCCTCGACGCGAAGGTCGAGTCGGAGCTCATCGACCTCGAGCCCGACGAGGCGCTCGAGCTGCTGCAGTCGCTCGGCCAGGAGGAGTCGGGCCTCGACCAGCTCGCGCGCATCGGCTTCGAGACGCTCGGCCTGCAGACCTACCTCACCGCTGGGCCCAAGGAGTCGCGCGCCTGGACGATCCGCAAGGGCTGGACGGCCCCGCAGGCCGCCGGCGTCATCCACACCGACTTCGAGCGCGGCTTCATCAAGGCCGAGGTCGTCTCCTTCGCCGACCTCGACGCCGCGGGCTCGATGGCGGATGCGAAGGCCGCCGGCCGGGTGCGCATCGAGGGCAAGGACTACGTGATGGCCGACGGCGACGTGGTGGAGTTCCGCTTCAACGTGTAG
- a CDS encoding acylphosphatase: MRRRFVVHGSVQAVGFRMAAAAEARRLGVAGSVRNRFDGTVEAEVEGTADAVAEMAAWLAHGPPSARVERVEATDAEPRGEQAFRIA, encoded by the coding sequence GTGCGCCGACGCTTCGTCGTGCACGGCAGCGTGCAGGCGGTCGGCTTCCGCATGGCCGCGGCCGCCGAGGCGCGGCGGCTCGGCGTCGCCGGCAGCGTGCGCAACCGCTTCGACGGCACCGTCGAGGCCGAGGTCGAGGGCACGGCGGATGCGGTGGCCGAGATGGCGGCGTGGCTCGCCCACGGCCCGCCGTCGGCGCGCGTCGAGCGCGTCGAGGCGACCGACGCGGAGCCTCGCGGCGAGCAGGCGTTCCGCATCGCATGA
- a CDS encoding PRC-barrel domain-containing protein: MTFEGEIHEGAEVFGSDGHRIGTVEQVFVLEGTDRPTWMAVRTGLFGMHESFVPVEGARMRGDEIVVAHAKDVVKDAPRIAGSDDLTVEQEAELYRYYGVEPPRRAADAGGAGVAADAGAAAGAGGAAGTSGAAATAPDRIDAQPADERGDAPVQDGAVPNPAAPDAARAGDAHPDASARTTDAAGRPAGAHAGSGGTPRLRRRIVTEMQTIQVPVQREEIVVEGEGLEPDEPRR; encoded by the coding sequence ATGACGTTCGAGGGTGAGATCCACGAGGGCGCGGAGGTCTTCGGCAGCGACGGCCACCGCATCGGCACGGTCGAGCAGGTCTTCGTGCTCGAGGGCACCGACCGGCCGACCTGGATGGCGGTGCGCACGGGGCTGTTCGGCATGCACGAGTCGTTCGTGCCGGTCGAGGGGGCGCGGATGCGGGGCGACGAGATCGTCGTCGCCCACGCGAAGGACGTCGTGAAGGATGCGCCGCGCATCGCGGGCTCCGACGACCTGACGGTCGAGCAGGAGGCCGAGCTCTACCGCTACTACGGGGTCGAGCCGCCCCGCAGGGCGGCCGACGCGGGAGGCGCAGGCGTTGCAGCGGATGCGGGCGCCGCGGCGGGTGCGGGCGGCGCAGCGGGTACCAGCGGCGCGGCCGCGACCGCTCCCGACCGCATCGACGCCCAGCCCGCCGACGAGCGCGGCGATGCGCCCGTGCAGGACGGCGCGGTCCCCAATCCCGCGGCGCCCGACGCCGCCCGGGCGGGCGACGCTCACCCGGACGCGTCGGCGCGGACGACGGATGCGGCGGGCCGCCCGGCGGGCGCGCACGCGGGCAGCGGCGGCACCCCGCGGCTGCGGCGGCGGATCGTGACCGAGATGCAGACGATCCAGGTGCCGGTGCAGCGCGAGGAGATCGTCGTGGAGGGCGAGGGCCTCGAGCCGGACGAGCCCCGGCGGTAG
- a CDS encoding YoaK family protein, which translates to MESEEARASAAPGAVARALQHLRAIAGPERNAHTNRDLAALLALTAGILNSVGFMAIALYTSHMTGLTAMLADNLALGALDVALLCAVGIGAFVAGAACCALLFNWGRRRGHHSRYALVLLVEALLVLLVGLIAHELTSGGRDWVLIGLLGFTMGLQNAIITKISNAQIRTTHVTGMVTDIGIELGKLVYPRRAGDPDPVRPHLERLRLHALLVGAFFAGGLIGALAYGAIGFATVVPTASILLVLAAIPVVDDLRGLGRRRAERSSGAGD; encoded by the coding sequence ATGGAGTCGGAGGAGGCGCGCGCGTCGGCGGCGCCCGGCGCCGTCGCACGAGCGCTGCAGCACCTGCGCGCCATCGCAGGTCCCGAGCGGAACGCGCACACCAACCGCGATCTGGCGGCGCTGCTCGCGCTGACCGCGGGCATCCTCAACTCCGTCGGCTTCATGGCGATCGCGCTCTACACCTCGCACATGACGGGGCTGACGGCGATGCTCGCCGACAACCTCGCGCTCGGCGCGCTCGACGTCGCGCTGCTGTGCGCGGTCGGGATCGGCGCGTTCGTCGCCGGCGCCGCGTGCTGCGCGCTGCTGTTCAACTGGGGCCGGCGGCGCGGCCACCACAGCCGCTACGCCCTCGTGCTGCTCGTCGAGGCGCTGCTCGTGCTGCTCGTCGGGCTCATCGCGCACGAGCTGACCTCCGGCGGCCGCGACTGGGTGCTCATCGGCCTGCTCGGCTTCACGATGGGCCTCCAGAACGCCATCATCACGAAGATCTCCAACGCGCAGATCCGCACGACCCACGTGACCGGCATGGTCACCGACATCGGGATCGAGCTCGGCAAGCTCGTCTACCCGCGCCGCGCCGGCGACCCGGATCCCGTGCGCCCGCACCTCGAGCGGCTGCGGCTCCACGCCCTGCTCGTCGGCGCCTTCTTCGCCGGCGGCCTCATCGGTGCGCTCGCCTACGGCGCGATCGGCTTCGCGACGGTCGTGCCGACGGCGAGCATCCTGCTCGTGCTCGCCGCGATCCCCGTCGTCGACGACCTGCGCGGGCTCGGCCGCCGTCGCGCCGAGCGATCGTCCGGCGCTGGCGACTGA
- a CDS encoding Glu/Leu/Phe/Val dehydrogenase dimerization domain-containing protein: protein MSAIPDFTHERVLTAQGPRSGLVITVALHSSVLGPALGGCRMWTYPTWADGQADALRLSAAMTLKNAAAGLDAGGGKSVIALPIGEPVDHDRRRAALLDLGDLVELMDGRYRTAEDVGTTEHDMVVVRERTAHVVGLPAEKGGAGEPAGATALGVYSSIAPTLEAAFGSEAIAGRSFVISGLGQVGGRLARMLAAEGAQLIVTDIDPRKRELADELGATWIAPERALTTQADVLVPAGLGGILTDEAIDALPVRAVVGPANNPLAERSGAARLQERGIVYAPDFVVNAGGVIHLEGIAHGLEWPAIAERLTGIGETVRSVLESARERGTTTLEAAEALAYARIDAARGRQTVSA, encoded by the coding sequence ATGAGCGCCATCCCCGACTTCACGCACGAGCGGGTCCTGACCGCACAGGGCCCCCGCAGCGGGCTCGTCATCACCGTCGCACTGCACTCGAGCGTCCTCGGGCCGGCGCTCGGCGGCTGCCGCATGTGGACGTACCCCACCTGGGCCGACGGGCAGGCGGATGCGCTGCGGCTCTCGGCTGCGATGACGCTCAAGAACGCCGCGGCCGGGCTGGATGCGGGCGGCGGCAAGTCGGTCATCGCGCTGCCGATCGGCGAGCCGGTCGACCACGACCGCCGCCGCGCTGCGCTGCTCGACCTCGGCGACCTCGTCGAGCTCATGGACGGCCGCTACCGCACCGCGGAGGACGTCGGCACGACGGAGCACGACATGGTCGTCGTGCGCGAGCGCACCGCGCACGTCGTGGGCCTGCCCGCCGAGAAGGGCGGGGCGGGCGAACCGGCCGGCGCGACCGCGCTCGGCGTCTACTCGTCGATCGCCCCGACGCTCGAGGCCGCCTTCGGCAGCGAGGCGATCGCGGGCCGATCCTTCGTCATCTCGGGCCTCGGCCAGGTGGGCGGGCGCCTCGCGCGCATGCTCGCCGCCGAGGGCGCGCAGCTCATCGTCACCGACATCGACCCGCGCAAGCGCGAGCTCGCCGATGAGCTCGGCGCCACGTGGATCGCTCCCGAGCGGGCCCTCACGACGCAGGCCGACGTGCTCGTGCCCGCCGGCCTCGGCGGCATCCTCACCGACGAGGCGATCGACGCGCTGCCCGTGCGAGCGGTCGTGGGCCCCGCGAACAACCCGCTCGCCGAGCGTTCGGGCGCCGCGCGGCTGCAGGAGCGCGGCATCGTCTACGCCCCTGACTTCGTCGTGAACGCCGGCGGCGTCATCCACCTCGAGGGCATCGCGCACGGGCTCGAGTGGCCCGCGATCGCCGAGCGCCTCACCGGCATCGGCGAGACGGTGCGCAGCGTGCTCGAGAGCGCGCGCGAGCGCGGCACCACGACGCTCGAGGCCGCCGAGGCACTCGCCTACGCGCGCATCGACGCGGCCCGGGGGCGCCAGACCGTCTCGGCCTGA
- a CDS encoding DinB family protein, which produces MDDTKATLARYLRAQRDALRWKLDGVSERDARMPMTGTGTNLLGLVKHVASVSVEYLGDCVGRPFGEPMPWLADDAEDNADMWAGPDETMDDVLALWDRAWAHIDATIEALPLDAPARVPWWGEEETTLERLLVHLIAEVARHAGHADIVRETIDGAVGLRDGVSNLPGGDASWWAAYVARLRAVAEASGR; this is translated from the coding sequence ATGGACGACACGAAGGCCACGCTCGCGCGGTACCTCCGCGCCCAGCGGGATGCCCTGCGCTGGAAGCTCGACGGCGTCTCCGAGCGCGACGCGCGCATGCCGATGACCGGCACCGGCACCAACCTGCTGGGGCTCGTCAAGCACGTCGCCTCGGTCTCCGTCGAGTACCTCGGCGACTGCGTTGGCCGGCCCTTCGGCGAGCCGATGCCGTGGCTCGCCGACGACGCCGAGGACAACGCCGACATGTGGGCCGGACCCGACGAGACGATGGACGACGTGCTCGCGCTGTGGGATCGCGCGTGGGCGCACATCGACGCGACCATCGAGGCGCTGCCGCTCGACGCTCCCGCCCGCGTGCCGTGGTGGGGCGAGGAGGAGACGACCCTCGAGCGCCTGCTCGTGCACCTCATCGCCGAGGTCGCGCGCCACGCGGGTCACGCCGACATCGTGCGCGAGACGATCGACGGCGCGGTGGGCCTGCGGGACGGCGTCTCGAACCTGCCCGGCGGCGACGCGTCGTGGTGGGCGGCGTACGTCGCGCGGCTCCGCGCGGTCGCCGAGGCGTCGGGCCGCTAG
- a CDS encoding DMT family transporter: MVHAPARERILVLAAVVVTLLAWASAFLVIRAVAPVYDPGALTLGRLLVAALALGAVQLLRGTWVRPTGREWWLLALFGVAWFLVYNLALNAAEHELDPGTAALLVNVAPLIVALVAGGLLGEGFPRWLIVGAVVAFGGIALIGLATASGALSVVGVVLALVAAVTYAIAVLVQKPLLRRLPALQVTFVGVAIGAAGSLPWSGALLELAVAAPAAATVGVVYLGIVPTAVAFLAWAYALRRMPAGRLVTTTYLVPVLATAAAWPLLGEVPPPLALLGGLLCLAGVALTRLPERAASAPRLAQRSPSR; encoded by the coding sequence ATGGTCCACGCCCCCGCGCGCGAGCGCATCCTGGTGCTCGCCGCCGTCGTCGTGACGCTGCTCGCGTGGGCCTCGGCGTTCCTCGTCATCCGCGCCGTCGCGCCGGTCTACGACCCGGGCGCGCTCACCCTCGGCCGCCTGCTCGTCGCGGCGCTCGCGCTCGGTGCGGTGCAGCTGCTGCGCGGCACGTGGGTGCGGCCGACGGGCCGCGAGTGGTGGCTGCTCGCGCTCTTCGGCGTCGCGTGGTTCCTCGTCTACAACCTCGCCCTCAACGCCGCCGAGCACGAGCTCGACCCCGGTACCGCGGCGCTGCTCGTCAACGTCGCGCCGCTCATCGTCGCGCTCGTCGCCGGCGGGCTGCTCGGCGAGGGCTTCCCCCGCTGGCTCATCGTCGGCGCGGTGGTCGCGTTCGGCGGCATCGCGCTCATCGGGCTCGCGACCGCGAGCGGCGCCCTCAGCGTCGTCGGGGTCGTGCTCGCACTCGTCGCAGCCGTCACCTACGCGATCGCCGTGCTCGTGCAGAAGCCGCTGCTGCGGCGGCTGCCCGCGCTGCAGGTGACGTTCGTCGGCGTCGCGATCGGCGCGGCGGGCAGCCTGCCATGGAGCGGCGCCCTCCTCGAGTTGGCCGTCGCCGCCCCGGCAGCGGCGACGGTCGGCGTCGTCTACCTCGGCATCGTGCCGACGGCGGTCGCGTTCCTCGCGTGGGCATACGCGCTGCGGCGGATGCCCGCGGGCCGCCTCGTCACGACCACCTACCTCGTGCCGGTGCTCGCGACGGCGGCCGCGTGGCCGCTCCTCGGCGAGGTGCCCCCGCCCCTCGCGCTGCTCGGCGGGCTGCTGTGCCTCGCGGGCGTCGCGCTCACGCGCCTGCCGGAGCGGGCGGCCAGCGCACCTCGCCTCGCGCAGCGGTCGCCGTCTCGCTGA
- a CDS encoding DUF488 domain-containing protein produces MGGERHRVRRPHHRAHRAGAAGGAIATLLTFGHGRLDGEGLRSLLTDAGVGLVVDIRRFPGSRANPAAARDAIEGELGAAGIDYRWEERLGGRRRLSAEQDAASPDGWWRVAAFRAYAAWTRTPEFAAGLRAVLDEAAARVDAGSADASGARTAVMCSEAVWWRCHRRVVADVATALHGAEVLHLMHDGSLRAHPLSETATAARGEVRWPPAPAGA; encoded by the coding sequence GTGGGAGGCGAGCGGCATCGCGTACGGCGACCTCATCACCGAGCTCATCGAGCTGGGGCTGCAGGAGGAGCGATAGCCACGCTGCTCACCTTCGGCCACGGGCGCCTCGACGGCGAGGGCCTGCGGTCGCTGCTGACGGACGCCGGCGTCGGCCTCGTCGTCGACATCCGCCGCTTCCCCGGCAGCCGCGCCAACCCGGCGGCGGCGCGCGACGCGATCGAGGGCGAGCTCGGCGCGGCGGGCATCGACTACCGCTGGGAGGAGCGCCTCGGCGGCCGGCGGCGGCTGAGCGCCGAGCAGGACGCCGCGTCGCCCGACGGATGGTGGCGCGTCGCGGCGTTCCGCGCCTACGCCGCGTGGACGCGCACGCCCGAGTTCGCGGCGGGGCTCCGAGCGGTGCTCGACGAGGCGGCGGCGCGCGTGGATGCGGGCTCGGCGGATGCGTCGGGCGCACGCACGGCGGTGATGTGCTCGGAGGCCGTGTGGTGGCGCTGCCACCGCCGCGTCGTCGCCGACGTCGCGACGGCGCTCCACGGCGCGGAGGTGCTGCACCTCATGCACGACGGGAGCCTGCGCGCGCACCCGCTCAGCGAGACGGCGACCGCTGCGCGAGGCGAGGTGCGCTGGCCGCCCGCTCCGGCAGGCGCGTGA
- a CDS encoding D-alanine--D-alanine ligase family protein: protein MPERIEPSTAPARKTRVALLFGGRSSEHTISCATAGSVLAHIDRDRYEVVPIGITRDGRFVLQADDPAPLALDRVPEVTGGDAVQLPESSSSRALVATDASGAVRELGDVDIVFPILHGRFGEDGTVQGLLELIDVPYVGNGVLSSAVAMDKHFAKTVLEHAGIRVAPWMTVSRQEWAADPDAVRARLGDFPMPVFVKPARAGSSVGVSRVASVLDFDRAMDVALAEDTRALVEAGVSGREIEVGVLGGHHGDRPRASLPGEIVLDEGTFYDFDAKYRGLPTARTECPADLDEATIRALQETAIHAFEAIDGAGLARVDFFVSPEHGIVLNEVNTMPGFTAISMFPVVWEASGIAYGDLITELIELGLQEER from the coding sequence GTGCCCGAGCGCATCGAGCCATCCACCGCGCCCGCCCGCAAGACCCGCGTCGCCCTGCTCTTCGGCGGGCGATCGAGCGAGCACACGATCTCGTGCGCGACCGCCGGGAGCGTGCTCGCGCACATCGACCGTGACCGCTACGAGGTCGTGCCGATCGGCATCACCCGCGACGGGCGCTTCGTGCTGCAGGCCGACGACCCGGCGCCGCTCGCGCTCGATCGCGTGCCCGAGGTCACCGGCGGCGACGCCGTGCAGCTGCCCGAGTCGAGCAGCTCGCGTGCCCTCGTGGCGACGGATGCGTCGGGTGCGGTGCGCGAGCTCGGCGACGTCGACATCGTCTTCCCGATCCTGCACGGCCGCTTCGGCGAGGACGGCACGGTGCAGGGCCTGCTCGAGCTCATCGACGTGCCGTACGTCGGCAACGGCGTGCTCTCGAGCGCCGTCGCGATGGACAAGCACTTCGCGAAGACCGTGCTCGAGCACGCGGGCATCCGCGTGGCCCCCTGGATGACGGTCTCGCGGCAGGAGTGGGCGGCCGATCCGGATGCGGTGCGGGCGCGGCTCGGCGACTTCCCGATGCCGGTGTTCGTGAAGCCGGCCCGCGCGGGCTCGTCGGTCGGCGTGAGCCGCGTCGCCTCGGTGCTCGACTTCGACCGCGCGATGGACGTCGCCCTCGCCGAGGACACCCGCGCGCTCGTCGAGGCGGGCGTCTCCGGCCGCGAGATCGAGGTCGGCGTGCTCGGCGGCCACCACGGCGATCGCCCCCGCGCGTCGCTGCCGGGCGAGATCGTGCTCGACGAGGGCACCTTCTACGACTTCGACGCGAAGTACCGCGGGCTGCCGACCGCGCGCACCGAGTGCCCCGCCGACCTCGACGAGGCGACCATCCGGGCACTGCAGGAGACCGCGATCCACGCGTTCGAGGCGATCGACGGTGCGGGGCTCGCGCGCGTCGACTTCTTCGTCTCGCCCGAGCACGGCATCGTGCTCAACGAGGTCAACACGATGCCCGGCTTCACCGCGATCTCGATGTTCCCGGTCGTGTGGGAGGCGAGCGGCATCGCGTACGGCGACCTCATCACCGAGCTCATCGAGCTGGGGCTGCAGGAGGAGCGATAG